The genomic DNA CGGCTCCTGGCGTCGCGCCAGGACCTCGTGTCCGTGAAGGTGATCAAGTGAGCGAGATCTCTCCCGCCGCCCTGCGCGGTGCCGTCGACCTGTCCAGCCTGCGCCATCGCCCCTCCGCCCCGGCAGGCGGCTCGGCGACCGCTCCCGCCGGATCTCCGGTCACGGATGTCGTCGTCGACGCGACCGATGAGAACTTCGGCCAGGTGCTCGAGCTCTCCCGCACGGTGCCGGTCGTCGTCGACCTCTGGGCCGAGTGGTGCGGGCCGTGCAAGCAGCTGAGCCCGATCATCGAGAAGGTCACCCGTGAGCTGGGCGGACGCGTCCTCCTCGCCAAGGTCGACGTCGACGCCAACCCGCAGCTCGCGCAGAGCTTCCGCGCGCAGTCGATCCCGATGGTCGTCGCCCTCATCGCCGGTCAGCCGGTCCCCATGTTCACGGGCGCGGTTCCGGAGCAGCAGGTCCGCGAGGTGTTCGCGCAGCTGCTGCAGGTGGCGGCGCAGAACGGGGTGTCCGGGTCGCTGCCCGTCGGAGAGGGCGAGGCGGCCGAGGCCGCCGCCCCGGCCGAGCCCGAGCTGCCGCCGCTGCACGCGGAGGCCTTCGCCGCGATCGAGCGCGGGGACTACCGTGCCGCCATCACCGCCTACGAGAAGGCCCTCGCCGAGAACCCGCGCGACGAGGACGCCATCGCCGGTCTCGGTCAGGTCCGCCTGCTCGACCGCGTGCAGGGGCTCGACCTCCAGGCCGCGCGCGCAGCAGCCGCCGCCGCACCGCAGGATGTGCAGGCGCAGTTCGACGTCGCCGATCTGGACCTCGCCGGCGGACACGTCGACGACGCGTTCGGCCGTCTGCTCGACCTGTTCGCGCAGCTGCCGTCGGATCAGCGGACGCCCGTGCGCGAGCGCCTCGTCGAGCTCTTCGGTCTCATCGGAGCCGGAGACCCGCGCGTGATCGCGGCCCGCAACCGGCTCTCCTCGCTGCTCTTCTGAGCGGTCTGCGCGGGGGGAACGCCCCCGCGCAGACCCCCGTCAGCCGTTGTTCACGGTGGGGACGTGCGGCTCCGGCTGATAGCGGAGCCACAGCGTGGACAGGGCCGGCAGCGTGATCGAGGCCGTCGCCGTGCCCCCGTCTCCGGATTCGGCGACCACCATCCCGAGGTTGCCGGAACCGCGCCCGCCGTAGACGTCGGCATCGGAGTTCAGGATCTCCTGCCAGACGCCGGGGCGCGGCAATCCCAGGCGGTACCCGGTGCGCTCCACGCCGGCGAAGTTGCTGACCACGACCAGACGGCCGCCGTGCGCGTCCCGCCGTTCGAAGGCGATCACGGACGGATCCCAGCTCGGTGCCCCGAGCCGCGTGAACCCCGAGCCGTCGCTGT from Microbacterium paraoxydans includes the following:
- a CDS encoding tetratricopeptide repeat protein; protein product: MSEISPAALRGAVDLSSLRHRPSAPAGGSATAPAGSPVTDVVVDATDENFGQVLELSRTVPVVVDLWAEWCGPCKQLSPIIEKVTRELGGRVLLAKVDVDANPQLAQSFRAQSIPMVVALIAGQPVPMFTGAVPEQQVREVFAQLLQVAAQNGVSGSLPVGEGEAAEAAAPAEPELPPLHAEAFAAIERGDYRAAITAYEKALAENPRDEDAIAGLGQVRLLDRVQGLDLQAARAAAAAAPQDVQAQFDVADLDLAGGHVDDAFGRLLDLFAQLPSDQRTPVRERLVELFGLIGAGDPRVIAARNRLSSLLF